Proteins encoded by one window of Aphidius gifuensis isolate YNYX2018 linkage group LG2, ASM1490517v1, whole genome shotgun sequence:
- the LOC122849907 gene encoding chloride intracellular channel exc-4 — protein MADEVQENGSSNGEVPEIELIIKASTIDGRRKGACLFCQEYFMDLYLLAELKTISLKVTTVDMQKPPPDFRTNFQATPPPILIDNGDAILENEKIERHIMKNIPGGHNLFVQDKEVATLVENLFSKLKLLLLNAKEKDKDPKSSSLMAHLRKIDEHLGRKGTRFLTGETMCCFDCELMPRLQHIRVAGKYFADFEIPETLVNLWRYMHHMYRLDAFLQSCPADQDIINHYKLQQSMKMKKHEELETPTFTTSIPIEVNDD, from the exons gcaTCAACAATTGATGGAAGACGAAAAGGTGCTTGTTTATTTTGTCAAGAATATTTTATGGATCTTTATTTGCTTGctgaattaaaaacaatatcattaaaaGTAACAACAGTTGATATGCAAAAACCACCACCAGATTTTCGTACAAATTTTCAAgcaacaccaccaccaataCTCATTGACAATGGTGATGCAATAttggaaaatgaaaaaattgaacgacatattatgaaaaatatacctGGTGgacataatttatttgttcaagATAAAGAAGTTGCAACACTTGTTGAAAATCTTTTCAGT aaattgAAACTTTTACTTTTGAatgcaaaagaaaaagataaggatccaaaatcatcatcattgatgGCACATTTACGTAAAATTGATGAACATCTTGGACGTAAAGGTACACGTTTTTTAACTGGTGAAACAATGTGTTGTTTTGATTGTGAACTTATGCCACGTTTACAACACATCAGGGTTGCTGGTAAATATTTTGCTGATTTTGAAATACCAGAAACTTTAGTTAATCTATGGAGATACATGCATCACATGTACAGACTTGATGCATTTTTGCAAAGTTGTCCAGCTGATCAGGATatcattaatcattataaattgcaacag AGCatgaaaatgaagaaacaTGAAGAACTTGAAACACCAACATTTACCACCAGCATCCCAATTGAAgttaatgatgattaa